TACGCAACCGAGTCACATTTAAATCAAAGGAATATCTGGAGGAATGCTTACAATTTATGGATTCTTTTAACTGATCCTCAGTTATATCATCCAAAGCGCCAGTTGCTGCACTCTCTTTTATGAAGTTGAAAAGAATATTTGCTTCTGGTGTgtcttgaaaatataaaatgaaaattagCTATGAATAAATGTCCCCTGCAAAAAATGACAAGTAAAATGTCTGAATTCTGAAATTATTGCTATTTTTATTCTGGTAACAGCAAGGCCACATCAGTCTGCAGTGAGCAGAGAGATGCTTCTCTCTTTCATTCTCCAACCATTAATACATATATGGGATGCACGAAGGAAGCATAGATGGAGGTGCAGCAGGGAAACCAGAAATTATTGTTCACTTGGCACCTGACTGCCCCTTCCTGCAAGAGGGGAAAAATACTCTAAAAATATGAGCAAAATGCTATAGTAGCAATGCCATACCATCTCACTAACACAAGGACAGAGGCCTAGGAGGAGTGGGAGGGCCACTTAGGCCAGGGAGTCAAAGTAAAACAGGCCCAACCCTTCCACACAGATCTGCAAAGCAGAGATTCCCCTGTGCACCGCACTTTTCTCTAGCATCAGAACTAGCTCCACGGTTGTACTGCcattctctctcctgccatggcTACACCTCTTTATGGAATTCTTGTCACAGTGAGGGAGCTAAGCATCTATATATGCGCCAAATGTCCAGAGACTAGGGGGCACATTCAATAGGAAGTAAACTGTGTTTAGCAGCTCTTGGCTGGCTTTGGGCTCTCTCCACTCCCCAAAATCTAGAGTCCCCAACATATGACGTTCACACAAGGGTCTTCCATGGACTCGAATGAAGTGTCTGGGAACCCTGCTGCTGATCTGATGTTCTGCACAGACACCGGCTCGGCTCAGATCTTCACACATTCACGccttccaccccacccacacAATGGAATGAGAACATCTGGCCCTCAGAAACGATGCAACTGTTACTTTTACAAAACAAGCACAATGCTATTTACAGGAGAAACAAAGCCTTAGAGAATGCTTCCAACTGGTGAAGATGACTCACTGTGTAGGCAGCTAGTGTTAGATCAGGCCATTCTTTTCttagttaaaattaaatgttcatATGTCTCTGCAAACAGACAAATTATGAAtaaactgggccaaattctgcactcaaaTGCTCACATTCATTGCTCACTGAAATTAGAAGATGCATGTGAGAATCTGAGGGCTGAGTTTGACCAAGAACTCTACCTATTAACCTACAAGTTATTTTTACTGGGTTTGTATTTTGTACCtaatagagaaagaaaaaaatattcatgttACAATGCTTAATAGGAGACTCAGCTAAGTTTTAACGACCGATTGGACAGTTGTGCTAAATATTACAATGGTAGGTGTTATAGAAAAACTATTAAtaggtgagagagacagaaattaGCTATTGTATATGGTGACATTTTTCTTTAGCTAAAGCttcaaaatttcttttaaattctAATGCAAACTAAATTTGAACCAAAAAGTTAATACTTGCACTTCAATTATTTATCTATTATAGCCTACAATATGTGGGCTTTAACAATCTCTTACCTGGATTAGTTGTAAAAATGGTTTTTGATATAACAGTCGCAGTCATGCAGTTCCTAAATTTGTCAAAATTTATTCTCAGCTCTGATGCAAATATTACTGGACAGAAAAACATAattctttgttattttaaataagtATCCCACTAAAGGTAAAAAACAACAGCAGAAATCTTTCACAAAAATAGAAAAGGGATACCTGTTTCTCGTGGCATCCAACTCTGCGCAAGCTGGATAGATTCATTATCCcaactaaataaaaaaaacacatttatttaataGTGAAAGCACTGGGAACATGAGTGACAAAATATGAACAATAGTAGGGATTAGCATTTATGCCATTAAAGAGTATTTATTCCCCTCATCCTTCCCCAAAATATTAAACAAAGATCTAAGTATAAGTTAAATGGTCAGAATGACCCCAGTCCAGCCTTTAATTGTGCATGAACACTTCTGTGTGCATACCATTATTTGTATATGCAAACTACTGGGTTTATATAACCTGTATTTGTATGCTATGTGCACAAGCACAAATGCTTTTGGGTGTACAGATTACATCACATGTACACCCAAATGGTTATGCAAATACAACTACAGGCATATTTTGGTTATGCAAACATAGCTACAggcatattttgaaaatatagccCAGCAGGTAACTACAAAACTTTCCTACATTATTTCTaagtgtttgttttcattttaatcccATTTTACCCTAACTCCACTTCCCGTTATTAATTCTGCTTTAGTCTTTTATCATCTTTTATATGACCTTTTTAACTGGTTGGTTTGTGGAAGAAATGCACTGCACTTacagctattttaaaatatcaggtGCTACATATATGCATATCTAATAGTATGTTTATATTTGCTAGAAGATTTAATTATAAAACTGTTTACCTGTGAAAATGCTGATAGGCATGCATAAGTACATTCATGCAAAGGTAGACCTATGTTTGGGAGCAAACAATACATCTCTTTGCATAAATAAAATGTCTATTGGTCTGACTGGCAACAGTTTTTTTATTATTCCATACCACTGGTGACCTTTCATAATTTATTTGTAGTTCAGCTTCACTCTGACACTCTTGAGCTGTAAGTTTGTCAATATCTCATAGAAATAGATAACATATCCAAGGTCACTATCAGATATCCTTTACATGTAATATTGTTTGATGGATACTGCTGCCTTTTAATAAATATTGCTTCCTCAGCACAGTGGCCACCCAATTAATACTGTATTTCAATTAACTAACTACAAGCTTAGGGCAATATTTACTACATTCAATTTATTCTCTCTTTATCTACCCTTGCCTTAATTTGTGTATTTGAATAATGATTTAGTACATGATTTACCAAATCATTGCAAAGGACAACTCTGTTTCATCATACAGCTTTACTTCACACCTCTGACCTTTCCTTTTGTCCGAAGTGGTAAAGTACTTTGGCTCCCCAACCttgaaaagtaagaaaaatattaCTATTCACCTAAAATATATAGAAGAATTAAAAAGAATCAAGCTAGAAAGGAAGAGTCAAAatgattaaaatatataaaaaatgacaACAAGCAAGAATACAGAATGagtttgcatccctgaccatcttagctaatagtcactgatggcctgtcttccatgaacttatctaattctttttttgaacctagttatagttttgccttcacaacatcacccCGCGacaagtttcacaggttgactgcgtaTTCTGTGAAGAAGCAGCAGGGGTGGCTGTAGgtattttgtcgccccaagcacggcaggcaggctgccttctgtggcttgcctgtgggaggtccaccgaagctgcggaaccatcggaccctccgcaggcatgctgccaaaggcaacctgcctgccaccctcgtggcgaccggcagagcccttggcatgctggtgcctggagctgcccctgagaaGCAGAGTTTGACAGTGTTGTCTTTAACCCCCAGAGAAAGGGCCAAACGTGTATTTCATAAAAACTGAATGAGTTAAATATGTGAAGGTATCCACGGACACTCTGGTTTACTTTGAAAAAATGTTGATTTCCAGATAGGTATATCTTCTATGCATGTGCTGACATGATCCCAAAACTGTGTGTGATTTGGAAGGTTTCCATTCTCATAAATCTCCACTGAAATCACCTATACAAAATCTATTTACTGAAAGTACCAGGATTTGGCCTAGCATGTACACTTGAATGTATTTCAGAATAATGGGATTGGAGTTCATAAACAGACCATCGGTACAGTAGTTGCAATAAATTCCTGAATGTATCTGGGGCTCTATTGTGATCTCAAATATGCAGGTGTACCTTGTGTTCTCAAACCTCTTGATATTCTATTCGCAAAGCAGATCTTTTAAGCTACAGTATGTGCTGATGTGTGCCTGCAATTAGAGCTTTACACATCCCAAAGAAGTCATAGCATCCCAAAACTTAAATACTATATTTATTAACTAATTTTATAAAGTAATTTTTACTTCATAAAAGTGGACTTGTATGTATGATATGAACATTGAAATAAGTTATCCCCTTGTATTTTTGTATCAGATAAAGCAATATATTATATACATCAATCCTTATGTTGCATTTTGTTTCTTGTATTAACTCAATCCATATGACTGCAGACCaagacaaaagaaaataattgctTCAGGCAGCCATGACCCGGTAAATCTAAAtctacactgaaatcaatcagggctgcagcagaaaaaaaaaccctcttcattTTGTTGTAGCACTTCTAACTTACCGACTTCACTGCTGCAAGCACATTAATGATTCTTCCATCAAGGCTTTGCCCATTTGCAACAATGTCACCCAGAGAATAGAAATCCTGAGGATCCTTTACAGGTAGATGCAACAGGGAAAGCAGCTTGGTGTCCACTTCATAGTGGCAACAAATTTTGACCACTGAATGAGTCTCACTGAGCAATAATTTGTAGCAGCTAAATTGAATacataaaaaatgtattttacacaTCACTAGTACACTATCCAGTGAAAAGTTACATCAGTTCATAGCGAACAATGTCAGTTGATGTTTTTCTATAGGATTATTACTGAGGATGATAAAAGGTTAGGAAATACATGTTGTTATATCTTGATAACAACATGTCAGTTTTTCATCCTAAGGAAAAATGATATGTTTATGTTACACTTCATAGATATTTACAACCAAGAAGTCAACATGCATTATTAACAATGTAAAACATAAATCCATCACCCTTTCAGCACTTCACAGGTAGTTTTTATATTGCGATATATACTCCAtataatgaaacatttaaaaagtgctttacaaagtgtTAAATTACATACCATTAGGATAGCAACTCAGTAACAATGTCTATAGTCTAtagtacttagattgtaaactttttgggACAAATACCagtaatactactactaataataataatacacacacacacacttgaaacATTAGCCAGGATAAAGGAGTTCCCTCTCTACAGATTCAAATATCTGAAGAATATATGAGAAAAGGAAAAGgcccttgcttttccttctcAAACAAACAACCCTCAATTGATATCCCATGCTGGAATTTGAGTAGATAAGGTTTGACTCAGTTGTTCAACATCTGTGACAAACTCCACTCTGGGTTAGGATTTACAGAGCTAGTTAATCTCATTGTGCCATCTAAAATTTTCAGATACCTTTCACAAAGTTAACTGAAACCAAAATAATCGTGATACCAtgtaaactattttttaaaaatgctatagTGTACTAAACTGCCTTCCAGCTAAAGACATGCAAAAGGCTTTTGACAGAATTAAACATCTTTCCATAAAATTATAAAGTGTTAATTAAACACAATGGGGCAAAGTCATCCTTGGAATAAATTCAATTAACTTCAACATACGTTACTGCAGGCATAATGTAAGTCATGCTTAGCTACTGAGGATCTTTACTATATTATTACTACAAAAGCCCAAAGTCCACATCATGACTAAATACATTTTCCTTGTCAGACTGTTTGGCAGAATATATAACTATATATTGTCCAGGACCCACAAGTGAATGACGACAGATACATGGACACATTTTAAAcagcaggccacaactttattaaaatGTAACATCACTGTCTGCCCCATTTCCCTTTACCAGGAATCTGAAGTGGGTCCAGTGTGGGTTTTATAGGGCAACTACCATATAGCTCACAACTCTCAGAGTATACTTTTCACTGCCTACCCCAAGGATTCAACTTGCTCTTCTGAATCCTCTCAACTTTCCCCCTGCAAAGACAATAGAGGGTCCCAAAGAGGGACCTCATTCTGCAGGGACTTCAGGTCTCCCTTTTTTCCACAGACCTAGGATCCACCAGCAAAATCCTACGTCTCTGATGTTCTGGTTGCTGGCCCTTTGGCCTTTTATCCACACTGGACTCTGGCCATAAGTTGTGATGACTAACATTCATAAAGTTTCTTACATGAAATTCCTAAATTCTGCACCTATTCAACATAATTGTGTCTCTTGGATGATatgaggaaggaaggggaaaaaaaaacaaaccactagGCCACAGCCAATGCATCCCTgatggaaaaaattccttcctgatcacTTAAACAGATGATCAGTTAGAGGAGCAACCTAAACACACAGTTCCTATATAACATAACaacagggagagggggaaggttcAGCTAAAAATAGACAAGAGGCTTGAAAACCCTAGGtcatgttttaaataaattactgGGGGAAGCAATAGCCAATCTCTCTAGGTGGCCAATGAGCAGCAGAGCACTCAGTATCCCAGTACATACCCACTTTTAACCAAAAATTGTTCAGCACCTTACAGATCCAACCAAGTATCCCAGCCATTAAATCGGTGGTGGTAGTGGATGGAAGAAAGCATGGATGCATAACATTAATCTTGCAATATTCCAAGGGAAATTGCCTCATAATAACTGTCTAGTCTGACAATTATAGACAATATTAATCGTGATTATTCCACAAAATGAAGCTGGAAGCCTACTTTAAATTTACCTAGGAGTTGTGGGAttgaatttttcttccttttctagtTCCTTTGTTTGCACTAAAGGATTTTCAATTGTCACTGAAATGAAATATAGCATAGAAAAgtaatattaaaattattttaaaaggaagagTACAGATATGTACAGAGAAATGTATCTAGGCAATTGTTTATTTGTTCTAGGTTAGATAGCAAAAATTtagttattacaaatattttaaaagtgctttaAGAGTGAAATTCTCACCTGTGCAGAGGGGTCACACAAGGACAATATACCATGTCTCACTTAAGCCCTCAAAGTATAGTTTATGTGGAACTAAAGTGGTGCACAGTCCTTGTGCAGGCCTTTTTTCACcttataggcctgatccaaagaccactgaaaacaatgggactCTTTCTACTGATTTTAAAAGACATTGGCACAGGACAAATAAATCAGGAGCACTGGGGATTTTTTAGTGGATTGTGTTGGGGATTTTTTTGGTAGGGGGAAGGGGTTGTgtctaataattttaaaaaattacaaactgaaataaaaatgtaagtAAAATGCTAAATTATCTTAACACACAATTTACttttaatgattaataataattggGCACAATGTTAAAATGTAGATCAATTAACTATGGATGGGTTCTGAGTGGCAATATTCAGTGGTTATatcagggggaggggtgctgttGACAACTGATGTAGCTTGAATTTAAATTCTAAAAGGTTTACTCCCTCTTCCTCTATACTTATGTAACTGAACAATTTGTTTCCAATTAAATTGTTCTCATAATCATCAGATGAAAATATAGTAAAATCGCAAACACATAACACTGattaacaggaaaaaatattCAAACAGAAATACGTTAAGAGTAAACTCCAACTCACCACAGTCACCTACTCTAAAACTTTCTGAAAGTGATCTAACATACTCCTCTCTGCCCCAAGAATTTACATTTATAAAGTAAGCTGGTGAATCTCGAATGGTAAAACTGAAGGTGTATCTCTCAGATCCAATGTCTAAAAAGAGAAACAATGCTTTTAATATCAGATATGAATGAAAGCATGTCAATTCAATCTGATATTAGTATTATTATACTTGACCAGATTTTACCATAACTTTaaataaaagtgttaaataagtTAGTGTACAGAAATGTGGTAAATACAATGAGAGGTCAGCAGATTTTTTAATTATGAAATTTGGTGTTCATGAATGGGAGCTGTCTGGCAACAATAAATGCTATGGTTCAAACAGATGCTGTGAAAGTCTCCCCACACTTGGCAAAACACTTGTCATCCAACTTTTAATGGAGTATTATATTATGTAACATCATGTACATTTAGGAGTGTAAATCAGCAGATATGCACCAAAAATGTTATGTGTACATCAGAGAAAGATTTAAGATCAGCCAACTATAAAAATATACAGCAGTGCAAAATGATAAAGCAACACTAAACAGAGAACATATTGAGCTAACTTCTCTGCTGGTATAACTTCAACAGATAAGAGAATTTGGCTTACAGCAACCTCCCCAGCAGTAAAACTGGCATGAAGAAGtgtaggtacacctctaccttgatataacgttgtctttgggagccaaaaaatcttaccgcgttataggtgaaaccgcgttatatcgaacttgcctTGATCTACCAGAGtgcacagctctgcccccctCCAGCGCGCTGCTTTatcacattatatccgaattcatgatATATCagccgtgttatattggggtagaggtgtacgaGGCAAAAAACCTCTTGGGTTGAGatcctcacctctgctccaaccCCTTTACACTGCTCAAATGGGCTGGAACATTGATTCCCCCCAAGCAGGCAATCAGGTTAACAGCCTTAAGGCTGCCTCTGGAGGACCTGTTCACAAACTCTTGCAAAGATGACATGCCTGGGGATAGAAGGGACTCATTGTGGGACAGGGCCAAAGCTCTGCAGAGAttccaggcagcaatgcagccCATAGGGTAGTCTTGGGAAGCCACCATAGCTTAGTTATACAAGAGGCCTCTCCAGCATTTGGAACAGTCCAGGATCAGGAGGGAGCAAAGATGAGAAAAAGTCACCCTTTGCTCCCTTCTCCTGCTAGGCTGCTATTTCTTTGCTGAATACAGAATCTCATCCATGAAGCTGTCTTTGGATCATGCTGCACTGTAACTTTGTTATTTGTAAGTTTTCAATAAAAACTACATGGTCATCCACACACAGCAAGAATAATTCTGATTACAATTACATGGACACATATCCTGGTATGTATTGTGAACCACTGAATTTAAAAGAATGCAGATATGTTCCTAGAGAGGATTCTTCTTCTTGGGAGTGCCAGCAACAAGACTGAGCAGTGAATGTCATGGAGACTGAAGTATCCTCTCTCCCTGAAGGCATTTCCTAACAATATCTGGGCCATATTCCTAACAATatctgggtgaccagatgttccgattttatagggacagttccgatatttggggctttttttcttatatgggtGTCTATTACCCCAcaaccctgtcctgatttttcacactttctatctggtcaccctagccatacCTGTTCTCTGGATAAACAGACAACCTCACTCTTCAGTGCTGTCAGTTTGGTACCTTTCAATTCCAATAAATTACTTACAAAACACTGTTCTCATACAATTTAAAATGTATGCAGTGCATGAATCTGTGCCACTGAGACCCAAACTGCCCTATTTGCTTCACTCTTCAAAATACACCCTTAACACTTCTATTAAAACGAAGAATTAACATAAAAAACAGCAATATTTCTGAAATGTTCTCAATTAGAGAGGGGCCAAAATTGGCATCATCTTCTCCATG
This sequence is a window from Gopherus evgoodei ecotype Sinaloan lineage chromosome 10, rGopEvg1_v1.p, whole genome shotgun sequence. Protein-coding genes within it:
- the MEIOB gene encoding meiosis-specific with OB domain-containing protein, with translation MAYSISTQNFVALSDLHPNLARPSIIGVVIGKTDVKGFPDRKNIGSERYTFSFTIRDSPAYFINVNSWGREEYVRSLSESFRVGDCVTIENPLVQTKELEKEEKFNPTTPSCYKLLLSETHSVVKICCHYEVDTKLLSLLHLPVKDPQDFYSLGDIVANGQSLDGRIINVLAAVKSVGEPKYFTTSDKRKGQRCEVKLYDETELSFAMICWDNESIQLAQSWMPRETVIFASELRINFDKFRNCMTATVISKTIFTTNPDTPEANILFNFIKESAATGALDDITEDQLKESINLQTIVDIYTVEQLKVKALQNEGKSEPVYGIIYAYISTLNIDTDTSKIIRNRCSGCHYVVNEMSNTCTFCNDNSSDAKSVFTSFDLLVDLTDHTGTLRSCNLSDVVAEETLSCTVHEFLTLTEEQKTALKWHLLLERSKIYFKLVLSPSLRTGLRVNLLSCKLADPVEASQNLSEKGRK